A window of Streptomyces sp. NBC_01224 genomic DNA:
CCGAAGGAGGCCGTGACACCGCCCGTCTGGTCCGCCGCATCAGTCACTGTGTCCATCTGCTGGCCGGCCACGACGAGCCGGCGGCCGATGACGACGCCTACACCGCCGCCCTGCGGGACCTCCTGCACCGGTTCCGGCAACGGGCCACGCCCACGCAGTACCTACGGCTCACCGCGCACGTGCGGGACAACCTTTTCGGCATCCTCTGGGAGGCCCATCACCTCGACAGGCCCGACCAGGTCACCCTGAGCGACTATTGCGCGATGCGCCCACACACAGTTTTCGTCCGGACCGTTATGGCGACCGCGGAAGTCGCGCTCAGGTACGAACTCACCGAGGATCAGCGAGCCTCGGCAGCGGTGCGGGAACTGGAGCAGGCCATTGCCGACCTTGCCGGGTGGATCAACGACCTTGCCTCGTACGCGAAGGAGACAGATCGCGGTGGCCCGCCCCCTCTGAGCCTGCCGACACTGCTGATCCGACACCGCGAGTGCGACCTCGAAGGGGCGTTCCGCCTGGCCTCCCGCATGTGTGAAGACCAAGCCTCCACCGCACGCCTTCGAATCACCGAACTCTCCGTCAACGGCAAGAACCCACTCGCGGATCACGCTCGCGCCGTGGAAGCCGTCGCAGCCTCCTACGTGTGGCACATAGGGCACGCCCGCTACGAGGGCTGATCTGCGCGGTGTGCGGGGACCCGACGACCGAGTCCCCGACCGTGTACAGCCGGGCGCGCGGCATGCGAGGGAGGCCCGTACGCGGATCCGGCGACCGCCCGATATCTGACGTGGTCGGCTTCGCCGAGCACCTCTTCTGGGCTCTGTACAGGTTGGATCGCAAGGAGTACGGCGAGGGACTGACGGGTGATGCGTTCCTGTATGCCCGGGCTGCGGTCGTCGGAGCCGGCTGTGAGGAGTGCGAGAAAGTACTTCGAGACCCAGCGCGGTTCGTGCCGTTCGTCAACAACCTCGTCTGGGCTGAGGCTCTGCTCTACGTACCCGACAACGCATACGAGCGCCTCACCGGCGATGAATGGGACCGCAACACCCGATACAGCCACGAGTCGTACTCCAACGCGGCCGCGTGGACCAACGCATAGCCCCCAGCAGGCACTCCCACCTCACCATTTGAAACGACGTCAAGACTGCTGGAGATCTACTTCCAGGCCGCATGGCAGGTGCTCAAGTACGGCAGGTGCCCATCCCCCTCGACGGCTGTCAGTGCCTTCGCGGGCCGAAGGCTGATGTGGCCGGTCGCATCGATATCGAATCCCCAGGAGAATCCGGCCACCGGCAGGACGCGCCGCTGGACCTGGTCCAAAGGTGTCCAGGCCAGGAAGCTATGAACGAGCCAGGCCATGGGCTTGCGTTCGGCTCGTGACATGGCGTCGAAAAGAGTGGGGCTGACGCCGAAGAAGGCGTAGGGGGACGGCGCATCTTCGAACAGGACGAATG
This region includes:
- a CDS encoding terpene synthase family protein, producing MSHTRSSDARTLPMPDLRGSFPGPFATSPYADAIEEQTAHWLRTFPLIGSPGEAKALCNITAQGVARVLPTADRDGVFLCADLFLWLTAFDDVHGEAEGGRDTARLVRRISHCVHLLAGHDEPAADDDAYTAALRDLLHRFRQRATPTQYLRLTAHVRDNLFGILWEAHHLDRPDQVTLSDYCAMRPHTVFVRTVMATAEVALRYELTEDQRASAAVRELEQAIADLAGWINDLASYAKETDRGGPPPLSLPTLLIRHRECDLEGAFRLASRMCEDQASTARLRITELSVNGKNPLADHARAVEAVAASYVWHIGHARYEG
- a CDS encoding DUF4240 domain-containing protein, coding for MVGFAEHLFWALYRLDRKEYGEGLTGDAFLYARAAVVGAGCEECEKVLRDPARFVPFVNNLVWAEALLYVPDNAYERLTGDEWDRNTRYSHESYSNAAAWTNA